From the genome of Papaver somniferum cultivar HN1 chromosome 2, ASM357369v1, whole genome shotgun sequence, one region includes:
- the LOC113352309 gene encoding uncharacterized protein LOC113352309 gives MDEAGTHTCHKSYPTCVLEAVASYDRWFWHGYFGVGGSSNDLNVLKSSNLFDDNLNDIAPPCHFTINGNQYTEGYYLVDGIYKSYSVLVQAYSAPSGIPILELFKKYQMTKRKDVERAFGTLQSKFRILYNRCNYWEKQDMKSIMRTCLILHNIVVEDEHRDPEWKYVPDPPHAPIVGYLRQTSESLQNPILQERLHTDLADHIWERHGQGLRDGEMPGDAIDNDLDSGEYTDEVDVDQDHYDPGQVFLGSDSE, from the coding sequence ATGGACGAGGCGGGAACACACACATGCCACAAAAGTTATCCCACCTGTGTTCTTGAGGCGGTTGCTTCATACGATAGGTGGTTTTGGCATGGGTATTTTGGAGTGGGTGGATCAAGCAATGATCTTAATGTTTTGAAGTCCTCTAATTTGTTTGATGACAATCTCAATGATATTGCACCACCTTGTCATTTTACTATCAATGGGAACCAGTACACGGAGGGGTATTATTTAGTGGATGGAATTTATAAGAGTTACTCTGTGTTAGTCCAAGCTTACAGTGCACCCAGTGGTATTCCAATTCTCGAGTTATTTAAAAAATATCAAATGACAAAGAGGAAAGATGTCGAACGGGCATTTGGGACACTGCAAAGTAAATTTAGGATCCTTTACAATAGATGTAACTACTGGGAAAAGCAAGATATGAAATCGATCATGAGAACCTGCTTGATATTGCATAATATCGTTGTAGAGGATGAACATCGTGACCCGGAGTGGAAATATGTGCCAGACCCACCTCATGCACCTATAGTCGGATACTTGAGGCAGACAAGCGAGTCATTACAAAACCCAATTCTTCAGGAGAGACTTCATACGGATCTTGCAGATCATATATGGGAACGACATGGTCAAGGTCTAAGGGATGGTGAAATGCCTGGAGATGCGATAGACAACGATCTGGATTCGGGAGAATACACGGACGAGGTTGATGTTGATCAAGACCATTACGACCCAGGACAAGTTTTTTTGGGCTCCGATTCAGAATGA